In Chanodichthys erythropterus isolate Z2021 chromosome 11, ASM2448905v1, whole genome shotgun sequence, a single window of DNA contains:
- the si:ch211-288d18.1 gene encoding USP6 N-terminal-like protein isoform X2: protein MLKNWSKYRNSDRMIKRVYKGIPLQLRGQAWALLLDVEKVKSDNPGKYERMKEQAQLYSPEIKQIDLDINRTFRNHIMFMDRFGVKQQSLFHVLSAYSVYNTEVSYCQGMSQIAAILLMFMNEEDAFWALSQLLTNQKHAMHGFFVPGFPKLQRFQNHHDQILSKLLPKLKKHLDKEQMSSGIYSTKWFLQCFIDRTPFTLTLRLWDIFILEGEKVLTAMAYTILQLHRKRLLKMSLEDLREFLQEKIGESIYLNDDLVIEQLKVSMSELRKMKLDFPPPAKPDEFPRKPLGLELPVVLTPVKRLKTSPSEDTPNKAQLMKRPPVSLHISLQQESIMLDDSPPQDKKPYKDGGTGSMSPLPSPDPVLVHSQIPLTPDGMIGAPEDGGEWPPPYEPPVPELNKTQNQPELCGSTPLPIVAETSSTGEITSQTSQNLERDISETAGGSVEDDLPSDNFQSVSMQPSSISSSEIGEVQDDESQNMDKSSERLSISPKTSTACDESQLPAKRIATVHSDPLIQHPSDSSQHLPKSETF, encoded by the exons ATGCTGAAGAACTGGAGCAAGTACAGGAACAGCGACCGG ATGATTAAGAGGGTGTATAAAGGCATCCCACTACAGCTGAGAGGACAGGCCTGGGCTCTGCTACTGGACGTTGAGAAAGTCAAGAGTGACAATCCAGGAAAATATGAG AGAATGAAGGAGCAAGCCCAGCTGTACTCTCCCGAAATCAAACAGATTGACCTTGATATTAATAGGACCTTTCGAAACCACATCATGTTTATGGATCGATTTGGTGTAAA ACAGCAGTCTTTGTTCCATGTGCTCTCTGCGTACTCTGTTTACAATACG GAAGTGAGTTACTGCCAGGGCATGAGTCAGATTGCTGCCATTCTGTTAATGTTCATGAATGAAGAAGATGCATTCTGGGCTTTGTCACAGCTCTTAACCAATCAGAAACATGCCATGCATG GATTCTTTGTTCCTGGATTTCCCAAACTTCAGCGTTTCCAAAACCACCATGACCAGATTCTCTCCAAACTTTTACCCAAACTTAAGAAGCATTTG GATAAGGAGCAGATGTCCAGTGGGATTTACAGCACTAAATGGTTCCTCCAGTGTTTTATTGACAGG ACTCCATTCACACTGACTTTACGTTTGTGGGATATCTTTATCCTGGAGGGCGAGAAAGTTCTGACAGCCATGGCTTACACCATCCTTCAGCTCCACAGAA AACGTTTGCTTAAGATGTCTCTGGAGGACCTGAGAGAGTTCCTGCAGGAGAAGATAGGAGAGTCCATCTACCTCAATGATGACCTTGTCATAGAGCAGCTTAAAGTATCCATGTCTGAACTTCGCAAAATGAAGCTTGACTTCCCACCACCAG CTAAGCCTGATGAGTTTCCACGGAAACCTCTGGGCCTGGAGCTGCCTGTAGTTCTGACTCCGGTCAAAAGGCTCAAAACGAGCCCCTCAGAAGATACGCCCAACAAAGCCCAGCTCATGAAACGGCCACCAGTCTCTCTGCACATCTCTCTACAGCAGGAGTCCATCATGCTGGATGACAGCCCTCCACAGGACAAGAAGCCTTACAAAGATGGAGGCACCGGCAGCATGTCACCCCTCCCTTCACCCGACCCCGTTCTAGTGCACAGCCAGATTCCCCTCACACCTGACGGAATGATAGGAGCCCCTGAGGATGGCGGGGAATGGCCTCCTCCATACGAACCTCCTGTCCCAGAGCTTAATAAGACCCAAAACCAACCGGAGCTGTGTGGTTCTACTCCACTGCCAATAGTGGCTGAAACATCATCAACTGGTGAAATTACTTCACAAACATCTCAAAACTTGGAGAGGGACATTTCAGAgacagcagggggcagtgtgGAGGATGACTTACCCTCAGACAACTTCCAATCTGTTTCCATGCAGCCTTCCAGTATATCCAGTTCTGAAATTGGAGAGGTGCAAGATGATGAAAGTCAGAATATGGACAAATCTTCAGAGAGACTCTCTATATCGCCCAAAACCTCAACAGCCTGTGATGAGTCACAGTTACCTGCCAAACGAATCGCCACAGTCCATTCAGACCCTCTGATTCAACACCCATCCGATTCCAGCCAACACTTGCCCAAGTCAGAGACATTTTAA
- the si:ch211-288d18.1 gene encoding USP6 N-terminal-like protein isoform X1, with protein MKKDIEVLIAEERAEIISKYNKGRDAGVQIDPWEDADYSIYRVTDRFGFLHEEELPTPSALEEKQKQVEIERVQKWLKMLKNWSKYRNSDRMIKRVYKGIPLQLRGQAWALLLDVEKVKSDNPGKYERMKEQAQLYSPEIKQIDLDINRTFRNHIMFMDRFGVKQQSLFHVLSAYSVYNTEVSYCQGMSQIAAILLMFMNEEDAFWALSQLLTNQKHAMHGFFVPGFPKLQRFQNHHDQILSKLLPKLKKHLDKEQMSSGIYSTKWFLQCFIDRTPFTLTLRLWDIFILEGEKVLTAMAYTILQLHRKRLLKMSLEDLREFLQEKIGESIYLNDDLVIEQLKVSMSELRKMKLDFPPPAKPDEFPRKPLGLELPVVLTPVKRLKTSPSEDTPNKAQLMKRPPVSLHISLQQESIMLDDSPPQDKKPYKDGGTGSMSPLPSPDPVLVHSQIPLTPDGMIGAPEDGGEWPPPYEPPVPELNKTQNQPELCGSTPLPIVAETSSTGEITSQTSQNLERDISETAGGSVEDDLPSDNFQSVSMQPSSISSSEIGEVQDDESQNMDKSSERLSISPKTSTACDESQLPAKRIATVHSDPLIQHPSDSSQHLPKSETF; from the exons TGAAGAAGAATTACCCACACCCAGTGCCCTTGAAGAGAAG CAAAAACAGGTGGAGATTGAGAGGGTTCAGAAATGGCTGAAGATGCTGAAGAACTGGAGCAAGTACAGGAACAGCGACCGG ATGATTAAGAGGGTGTATAAAGGCATCCCACTACAGCTGAGAGGACAGGCCTGGGCTCTGCTACTGGACGTTGAGAAAGTCAAGAGTGACAATCCAGGAAAATATGAG AGAATGAAGGAGCAAGCCCAGCTGTACTCTCCCGAAATCAAACAGATTGACCTTGATATTAATAGGACCTTTCGAAACCACATCATGTTTATGGATCGATTTGGTGTAAA ACAGCAGTCTTTGTTCCATGTGCTCTCTGCGTACTCTGTTTACAATACG GAAGTGAGTTACTGCCAGGGCATGAGTCAGATTGCTGCCATTCTGTTAATGTTCATGAATGAAGAAGATGCATTCTGGGCTTTGTCACAGCTCTTAACCAATCAGAAACATGCCATGCATG GATTCTTTGTTCCTGGATTTCCCAAACTTCAGCGTTTCCAAAACCACCATGACCAGATTCTCTCCAAACTTTTACCCAAACTTAAGAAGCATTTG GATAAGGAGCAGATGTCCAGTGGGATTTACAGCACTAAATGGTTCCTCCAGTGTTTTATTGACAGG ACTCCATTCACACTGACTTTACGTTTGTGGGATATCTTTATCCTGGAGGGCGAGAAAGTTCTGACAGCCATGGCTTACACCATCCTTCAGCTCCACAGAA AACGTTTGCTTAAGATGTCTCTGGAGGACCTGAGAGAGTTCCTGCAGGAGAAGATAGGAGAGTCCATCTACCTCAATGATGACCTTGTCATAGAGCAGCTTAAAGTATCCATGTCTGAACTTCGCAAAATGAAGCTTGACTTCCCACCACCAG CTAAGCCTGATGAGTTTCCACGGAAACCTCTGGGCCTGGAGCTGCCTGTAGTTCTGACTCCGGTCAAAAGGCTCAAAACGAGCCCCTCAGAAGATACGCCCAACAAAGCCCAGCTCATGAAACGGCCACCAGTCTCTCTGCACATCTCTCTACAGCAGGAGTCCATCATGCTGGATGACAGCCCTCCACAGGACAAGAAGCCTTACAAAGATGGAGGCACCGGCAGCATGTCACCCCTCCCTTCACCCGACCCCGTTCTAGTGCACAGCCAGATTCCCCTCACACCTGACGGAATGATAGGAGCCCCTGAGGATGGCGGGGAATGGCCTCCTCCATACGAACCTCCTGTCCCAGAGCTTAATAAGACCCAAAACCAACCGGAGCTGTGTGGTTCTACTCCACTGCCAATAGTGGCTGAAACATCATCAACTGGTGAAATTACTTCACAAACATCTCAAAACTTGGAGAGGGACATTTCAGAgacagcagggggcagtgtgGAGGATGACTTACCCTCAGACAACTTCCAATCTGTTTCCATGCAGCCTTCCAGTATATCCAGTTCTGAAATTGGAGAGGTGCAAGATGATGAAAGTCAGAATATGGACAAATCTTCAGAGAGACTCTCTATATCGCCCAAAACCTCAACAGCCTGTGATGAGTCACAGTTACCTGCCAAACGAATCGCCACAGTCCATTCAGACCCTCTGATTCAACACCCATCCGATTCCAGCCAACACTTGCCCAAGTCAGAGACATTTTAA